A genome region from Schistocerca nitens isolate TAMUIC-IGC-003100 chromosome 4, iqSchNite1.1, whole genome shotgun sequence includes the following:
- the LOC126252349 gene encoding uncharacterized protein LOC126252349 codes for MEQVSTEKASVQPLRNVPQTGKDYTNSVSGGSGEVFRRQKPPVEPVHAADGDITGTGLRTADRPKSLVNGKRTVGDVYSEGSSDRGMSTSAPDDDNAQSIKTSRTIQDAGDNVKSTIITSRLANPIPNKTFGSTNYTNLKQGKGEFDEYFQVNTPSLSNKNSLTHATPQQKKENFSNASNYDNLNEIATTPSEDMGTQGTLPVDTTSITTLSNRLSVQFRDDRLGSLPSMSTYLRRFNNKDISLFSLIAESAGSTLQKPDLNAVEVTAESRGGSHINEKYVSTTSRTNERPTIDRKLAKHHQVTAQLPNKVSEEVTTATPAALTVRPSIAVNEHVPSTQGYLWDEGMQNDGPAMAITAATGNGAITESLRTALKSKKALLYNDERSVGSSRLTVTTPVTPVLSVTLNKEVTSTVEKWSVTSVSSTREHMSVSVPPLLPEETSSKYRTREDVYTTSTADLSVINAETENEFDFKPTDANLDDDSNETLITAGGNSSAAKSGGGASGNDSVSGWPVKLSAVVEGELVLGGLMMVHERSDTVTCGPVMPQGGVQALETMLYTLDRINAPPSLLPNVTIGAHILDDCDKDTYGLEMAVDFIKGRCPTCT; via the coding sequence ATGGAACAGGTGTCAACAGAGAAGGCCTCAGTTCAGCCGCTACGTAATGTGCCACAAACTGGGAAGGATTATACGAATAGTGTCTCTGGTGGGTCGGGCGAAGTGTTCCGCCGGCAGAAACCGCCGGTGGAGCCTGTGCACGCGGCTGATGGGGACATTACGGGGACCGGTTTACGCACCGCAGATCGCCCCAAGAGCCTCGTAAACGGCAAGCGCACCGTCGGGGATGTCTATAGCGAAGGAAGCAGTGACCGTGGGATGTCGACGTCTGCGCCCGACGACGATAACGCACAAAGTATCAAAACTTCTCGCACCATCCAAGACGCCGGAGATAACGTAAAAAGCACAATCATTACGTCGCGGCTAGCCAACCCCATCCCTAATAAGACTTTTGGCAGCACTAATTATACTAATCTCAAGCAAGGCAAAGGAGAATTCGACGAATATTTCCAAGTGAACACACCATCTTTATCAAATAAAAATTCGCTTACGCACGCGACGCCTCAGCAGAAAAAGGAAAACTTCAGTAATGCGTCGAATTACGATAATCTCAATGAAATAGCAACGACTCCAAGTGAAGATATGGGTACACAAGGTACTCTACCTGTCGATACCACATCCATAACGACTCTTTCGAATCGTTTGAGTGTCCAGTTCAGAGATGATAGATTAGGAAGTCTTCCAAGTATGTCGACATATTTACGTCGATTTAATAACAAGGACATATCACTGTTCAGCCTTATCGCAGAATCTGCAGGTTCGACGTTACAAAAGCCAGACTTGAATGCCGTCGAGGTGACTGCAGAAAGTAGAGGAGGCAGTCATATTAACGAGAAATACGTCAGCACTACCTCAAGAACAAACGAAAGACCAACGATTGACCGTAAGTTAGCGAAACATCACCAGGTTACCGCTCAGTTGCCCAACAAGGTATCGGAAGAAGTAACAACAGCAACACCAGCAGCACTTACCGTACGTCCTAGCATTGCTGTGAACGAACATGTACCAAGTACACAAGGGTATTTATGGGATGAAGGTATGCAAAACGACGGTCCCGCAATGGCAATAACAGCAGCTACAGGTAACGGTGCGATAACGGAATCTCTAAGAACTGCGTTGAAGTCCAAGAAAGCATTACTGTACAATGACGAGCGTTCCGTAGGAAGTAGTAGACTTACTGTCACGACACCAGTAACGCCAGTTTTAAGCGTGACGCTAAATAAAGAGGTAACAAGTACAGTCGAAAAGTGGTCTGTTACATCAGTGTCTAGTACACGGGAACATATGTCGGTGAGTGTTCCACCACTTTTGCCCGAAGAGACTAGCAGTAAATACCGAACCAGGGAGGATGTTTACACCACTAGTACGGCGGATTTGTCAGTCATCAATGCGGAAACGGAGAATGAGTTTGACTTTAAGCCAACTGATGCTAATCTGGATGACGACTCGAACGAAACTTTAATAACGGCCGGCGGTAATTCGAGCGCAGCGAAATCGGGCGGGGGCGCGTCGGGGAACGACTCGGTGTCGGGGTGGCCGGTGAAGCTGTCGGCGGTGGTCGAGGGCGAGCTGGTGCTGGGCGGCCTGATGATGGTGCACGAGCGCTCCGACACGGTGACGTGCGGGCCCGTGATGCCGCAGGGCGGCGTGCAGGCGCTCGAGACCATGCTCTACACGCTGGACAGGATCAACGCGCCGCCCTCGCTGCTGCCCAACGTCACCATCGGCGCGCACATACTCGACGACTGCGACAAGGACACGTACGGGCTGGAGATGGCGGTCGACTTCATCAAAGGTAGGTGCCCAACTTGTACTTGA